The Macaca nemestrina isolate mMacNem1 chromosome 12, mMacNem.hap1, whole genome shotgun sequence genome contains a region encoding:
- the LOC105469546 gene encoding basic leucine zipper transcriptional factor ATF-like 2 isoform X4 — protein sequence MAPVGEGIGGLGGTWVGGPWRYQQHESLEKDNLALRKEIQALQAELAWWSQTLHVHERLCPMDCASCSAPGLPGCWDQAEGLLGPGPQGQHGCQEQLELFQTPDSCSPAQPLSPGPQPHDSPSLLQSPLPSLSLGPTVVAEPPVQLSPSPLLFASHTGSSLQGSSSKLNALQPSLTAQTAPPQPLELEHPTRGKLKSSPNNPSSDLGLACLQSREHKPALSAAAWQGLGVDPSPHPLLAFPLLASLKSTSNLVSGAALAPSSGSGSNLSTGASPPSLLGAALRG from the exons ATGGCTCCTGTGGGCGAGGGAATAGGTGGTTTGGGGGGCACATGGGTTGGAGGCCCATGGAGATACCAG CAGCACGAGTCTCTGGAGAAAGACAACCTCGCCCTGAGGAAGGAGATCCAGGCCCTTCAGGCCGAGCTGGCGTGGTGGAGCCAGACCCTGCACGTGCATGAGCGCCTGTGCCCCATGGACTGTGCCTCCTGCTCAGCTCCAGGGCTCCCGGGCTGCTGGGACCAGGCTGAGGGGCTCCTGGGCCCTGGCCCACAGGGACAACATGGCTGCCAGGAGCAGCTGGAGCTGTTCCAGACCCCGGACTCCTGTTCCCCAGCTCAGCCGCTCTCTCCAGGTCCACAGCCTCATGATTCCCCCAGCCTCCTCCAGTCCCCTCTGCCCTCACTGTCCCTTGGCCCCACTGTGGTTGCTGAACCTCCTGTCCAACTGTCCCCCAGCCCTCTCCTGTTTGCCTCACACACTGGTTCCAGCCTGCAGGGGTCTTCCTCTAAGCTCAATGCCCTCCAGCCCAGCCTCACAGCCCAAACTGCCCCTCCACAGCCCCTCGAGCTGGAGCATCCCACCAGAGGGAAGCTGAAGTCCTCTCCCAACAACCCTTCTTCTGACCTGGGGCTTGCATGTCTGCAGAGCAGGGAGCACAAACCTGCTCTCTCAGCGGCTGCTTGGCAAGGGCTGGGTGTGGATCCCAGCCCTCACCCTCTCCTGGCCTTTCCTCTGCTCGCCTCTCTCAAGTCCACTTCTAACCTGGTCTCTGGAGCTGCGTTGGCCCCTTCTTCGGGCTCAGGAAGCAACCTTAGCACAGGGGCCTCTCCTCCCTCGCTACTGGGTGCTGCCCTGCGTGGCTGA
- the LOC105469546 gene encoding basic leucine zipper transcriptional factor ATF-like 2 isoform X2: MHLCRGNGLLTGTQHESLEKDNLALRKEIQALQAELAWWSQTLHVHERLCPMDCASCSAPGLPGCWDQAEGLLGPGPQGQHGCQEQLELFQTPDSCSPAQPLSPGPQPHDSPSLLQSPLPSLSLGPTVVAEPPVQLSPSPLLFASHTGSSLQGSSSKLNALQPSLTAQTAPPQPLELEHPTRGKLKSSPNNPSSDLGLACLQSREHKPALSAAAWQGLGVDPSPHPLLAFPLLASLKSTSNLVSGAALAPSSGSGSNLSTGASPPSLLGAALRG, from the coding sequence CAGCACGAGTCTCTGGAGAAAGACAACCTCGCCCTGAGGAAGGAGATCCAGGCCCTTCAGGCCGAGCTGGCGTGGTGGAGCCAGACCCTGCACGTGCATGAGCGCCTGTGCCCCATGGACTGTGCCTCCTGCTCAGCTCCAGGGCTCCCGGGCTGCTGGGACCAGGCTGAGGGGCTCCTGGGCCCTGGCCCACAGGGACAACATGGCTGCCAGGAGCAGCTGGAGCTGTTCCAGACCCCGGACTCCTGTTCCCCAGCTCAGCCGCTCTCTCCAGGTCCACAGCCTCATGATTCCCCCAGCCTCCTCCAGTCCCCTCTGCCCTCACTGTCCCTTGGCCCCACTGTGGTTGCTGAACCTCCTGTCCAACTGTCCCCCAGCCCTCTCCTGTTTGCCTCACACACTGGTTCCAGCCTGCAGGGGTCTTCCTCTAAGCTCAATGCCCTCCAGCCCAGCCTCACAGCCCAAACTGCCCCTCCACAGCCCCTCGAGCTGGAGCATCCCACCAGAGGGAAGCTGAAGTCCTCTCCCAACAACCCTTCTTCTGACCTGGGGCTTGCATGTCTGCAGAGCAGGGAGCACAAACCTGCTCTCTCAGCGGCTGCTTGGCAAGGGCTGGGTGTGGATCCCAGCCCTCACCCTCTCCTGGCCTTTCCTCTGCTCGCCTCTCTCAAGTCCACTTCTAACCTGGTCTCTGGAGCTGCGTTGGCCCCTTCTTCGGGCTCAGGAAGCAACCTTAGCACAGGGGCCTCTCCTCCCTCGCTACTGGGTGCTGCCCTGCGTGGCTGA
- the LOC105469546 gene encoding basic leucine zipper transcriptional factor ATF-like 2 isoform X3 produces the protein MDCASCSAPGLPGCWDQAEGLLGPGPQGQHGCQEQLELFQTPDSCSPAQPLSPGPQPHDSPSLLQSPLPSLSLGPTVVAEPPVQLSPSPLLFASHTGSSLQGSSSKLNALQPSLTAQTAPPQPLELEHPTRGKLKSSPNNPSSDLGLACLQSREHKPALSAAAWQGLGVDPSPHPLLAFPLLASLKSTSNLVSGAALAPSSGSGSNLSTGASPPSLLGAALRG, from the coding sequence ATGGACTGTGCCTCCTGCTCAGCTCCAGGGCTCCCGGGCTGCTGGGACCAGGCTGAGGGGCTCCTGGGCCCTGGCCCACAGGGACAACATGGCTGCCAGGAGCAGCTGGAGCTGTTCCAGACCCCGGACTCCTGTTCCCCAGCTCAGCCGCTCTCTCCAGGTCCACAGCCTCATGATTCCCCCAGCCTCCTCCAGTCCCCTCTGCCCTCACTGTCCCTTGGCCCCACTGTGGTTGCTGAACCTCCTGTCCAACTGTCCCCCAGCCCTCTCCTGTTTGCCTCACACACTGGTTCCAGCCTGCAGGGGTCTTCCTCTAAGCTCAATGCCCTCCAGCCCAGCCTCACAGCCCAAACTGCCCCTCCACAGCCCCTCGAGCTGGAGCATCCCACCAGAGGGAAGCTGAAGTCCTCTCCCAACAACCCTTCTTCTGACCTGGGGCTTGCATGTCTGCAGAGCAGGGAGCACAAACCTGCTCTCTCAGCGGCTGCTTGGCAAGGGCTGGGTGTGGATCCCAGCCCTCACCCTCTCCTGGCCTTTCCTCTGCTCGCCTCTCTCAAGTCCACTTCTAACCTGGTCTCTGGAGCTGCGTTGGCCCCTTCTTCGGGCTCAGGAAGCAACCTTAGCACAGGGGCCTCTCCTCCCTCGCTACTGGGTGCTGCCCTGCGTGGCTGA